A DNA window from Setaria viridis chromosome 2, Setaria_viridis_v4.0, whole genome shotgun sequence contains the following coding sequences:
- the LOC117845526 gene encoding uncharacterized protein: MGAFDDCCDDCRCYSCREFWWCVLCLAILAAVALIVVLVVAFGFVRHVSVTVDDASLTRLALVGGGTTATALAYNLSLTLTIRNPNWAMAMTNTKPLDAAYSFDGQQFDRVRLAGDGDKHPAGKTRVYRLTSGSDAAPVSLGNAGVAEFGKENATGVFEVVVAVKGEVKYTARVTKCAIEATCPLKLQLAPLGQAPAAIVFQKVNCKLAKAEKNC; encoded by the coding sequence ATGGGGGCTTTCGACGACTGCTGCGACGACTGCCGCTGCTACAGCTGCCGGGAGTTCTGGTGGTGCGTCCTCTGCCtcgccatcctcgccgccgtcgccctcatcgtcgtcctcgtcgtcgccttCGGCTTCGTCCGCCACGTGAGCGTCACCGTCGACGACGCCTCCCTCACCCGCCTCGCCctggtcggcggcgggacgacggccaCGGCGCTCGCGTACAACCTCTCGTTGACGCTGACCATCCGCAACCCGAACTGGGCCATGGCCATGACCAACACCAAGCCGCTGGACGCCGCGTACAGCTTCGACGGCCAGCAGTTCGACCGCGtccggctcgccggcgacggcgacaagcaCCCCGCAGGGAAGACCAGGGTTTACAGGCTCACGTCGGGATCCGACGCCGCGCCCGTCTCGCTGGGCAACGCCGGCGTCGCCGAGTTCGGGAAGGAGAACGCCACGGGGGTgttcgaggtggtggtggccgtgaaGGGCGAGGTCAAGTACACGGCGCGCGTCACCAAGTGCGCCATCGAGGCCACCTGCCCGCTCAagctgcagctcgcgccgctggggcaggcgccggcggcgatcgTGTTCCAGAAGGTCAACTGCAAGCTCGCCAAGGCCGAGAAGAACTGCTAG